The following proteins come from a genomic window of Paenibacillus swuensis:
- a CDS encoding ABC transporter substrate-binding protein has protein sequence MNRWLTSKKLAIVLWTLVLALVLAGCGASNEDAGNAANTSNKVEQDGNAPKSNAEHGNDSAASGKTTYPLTLKDSTGTDVTFEAAPQKIATIAPSETEMVYAVGGGDRVVGVDEYSDYPEEAKSKPKLGDMNTNMEAVLAAKPDVVFAHSSMQSEVIEQLRDLNIKVFASDPKTVDEVIAKVETFGQILDTQGKSKTLADTMRAEKQQVVDAVQGAPLKKVYMEFSPGWTVGSGEYMNELLTLAGGDNVAKAKTGWFEIDPEEIITANPDLILYAKDETVLKNSIYDEIMKRPGFKEINAVKNEQLFPLDNNMISRVGPRLTKVLLDMAKAIHPERVK, from the coding sequence ATGAACAGATGGTTAACAAGTAAGAAGCTGGCAATCGTACTATGGACCTTGGTGCTTGCTTTAGTATTGGCGGGTTGCGGTGCGAGTAACGAAGATGCGGGCAATGCCGCGAACACCAGCAATAAAGTGGAGCAAGACGGCAATGCGCCAAAGTCAAATGCTGAGCACGGAAACGACTCGGCGGCATCAGGAAAGACGACTTATCCGTTAACGCTGAAGGACAGCACGGGAACGGATGTTACGTTTGAAGCGGCTCCTCAGAAAATCGCCACCATCGCGCCAAGCGAAACCGAGATGGTATACGCGGTAGGCGGCGGCGACCGTGTCGTCGGCGTGGACGAATACAGCGACTATCCGGAGGAAGCGAAATCCAAGCCGAAGCTCGGCGACATGAACACGAACATGGAAGCGGTGCTGGCGGCGAAGCCGGATGTGGTATTTGCCCACAGCAGTATGCAGTCCGAAGTCATTGAGCAGCTTCGCGATCTGAACATCAAGGTGTTCGCATCCGATCCGAAGACGGTGGACGAAGTGATCGCCAAGGTGGAAACATTCGGGCAGATTCTGGATACCCAAGGGAAATCCAAGACATTGGCCGATACAATGAGAGCAGAGAAACAACAAGTGGTGGACGCCGTTCAGGGTGCACCCTTAAAGAAAGTATATATGGAATTCTCTCCGGGCTGGACCGTGGGCAGCGGTGAGTACATGAACGAACTGTTGACGCTTGCGGGCGGCGACAATGTAGCCAAAGCCAAGACGGGATGGTTTGAAATTGATCCGGAAGAGATTATTACGGCGAATCCGGATTTGATTTTGTACGCTAAAGATGAAACTGTGCTGAAGAACAGCATTTATGATGAGATTATGAAACGTCCGGGTTTTAAGGAAATTAACGCGGTTAAGAACGAGCAGTTGTTTCCGCTCGACAATAACATGATCAGCCGGGTCGGACCTCGCCTGACGAAAGTTCTTCTGGATATGGCGAAAGCGATTCATCCGGAACGGGTGAAGTAA
- a CDS encoding ATP-grasp domain-containing protein, which translates to MSTIKTIAFVEPSFYGVSFARAAYQQGHTVIAIVSSKDNPKKYGYEGIYHDLIVADIRDEQSLYQAITDSPYSGKLDALIPATDYASHLTAKVAERLGLRGVPYEAALKARNKDLARQAYAEHGVPSADFRKVRNFDEAAAAAREIRYPVVLKPTNCASSQNVYFIHDEAELQNAMDIIVDFKVTYMDFKVREEYLIEQYLEGPEFSVELFLQKGEAIFAAVTEKRTTPLPFFVETLHTLPTPSHTDRQEDIIRTAVHALQAIGLTDGPSHVEVKLSPSGPRIIEVNGRPGGDNISSDLLVLAFGIDIFEATVNYYLDQPVSLNTEHNRAASIAYVTAERDGVFEHIRGFDHVQQHPNVVRAHVAVAPGDTITKAKSSDDRLAYFIVASETPQEAKRLALSLLESLSIAYRNQEAGIV; encoded by the coding sequence ATGTCAACAATTAAAACGATTGCCTTTGTCGAGCCTAGCTTTTACGGTGTCAGTTTCGCAAGAGCAGCTTATCAGCAAGGGCATACAGTCATTGCAATTGTGTCGTCCAAAGATAATCCTAAGAAATACGGATATGAGGGCATATATCATGATCTCATCGTAGCCGACATACGGGACGAACAATCTCTTTATCAAGCGATCACCGACTCTCCGTATTCGGGAAAGCTGGATGCGCTTATTCCAGCAACGGATTATGCTTCCCACTTAACGGCGAAAGTCGCGGAGCGGCTTGGCCTGCGAGGTGTACCTTACGAAGCGGCGCTGAAAGCGCGGAACAAGGATTTGGCAAGGCAGGCTTATGCGGAGCACGGCGTGCCCAGCGCTGATTTTCGGAAAGTCAGAAATTTCGATGAAGCGGCCGCCGCGGCGAGAGAAATCAGATATCCCGTTGTGTTGAAACCTACGAATTGCGCCAGCAGCCAAAACGTTTATTTCATCCATGATGAAGCGGAGCTGCAGAACGCGATGGACATTATTGTCGATTTCAAAGTTACGTATATGGACTTCAAAGTCCGGGAAGAGTATTTGATCGAACAATACTTGGAAGGACCGGAGTTCAGTGTGGAGTTATTTTTGCAAAAAGGAGAGGCGATCTTTGCGGCAGTTACAGAGAAACGGACGACGCCTTTGCCGTTCTTTGTGGAGACCCTCCATACGCTGCCGACCCCGTCCCATACCGACCGACAGGAAGACATTATACGAACGGCTGTTCACGCGCTCCAAGCGATTGGTTTAACGGACGGACCGAGTCACGTTGAAGTGAAGCTTTCCCCGTCAGGCCCCCGCATTATTGAAGTGAACGGAAGACCGGGCGGAGACAACATTTCGTCGGATCTGCTGGTGTTGGCATTTGGCATTGATATTTTCGAGGCGACAGTGAATTACTATTTGGATCAACCTGTCTCCTTAAATACGGAGCATAACCGGGCGGCATCGATTGCTTACGTAACGGCGGAACGCGACGGCGTATTTGAACATATCAGAGGTTTCGATCATGTGCAGCAACATCCAAATGTCGTTCGCGCGCACGTTGCCGTTGCACCCGGCGATACCATTACGAAAGCAAAAAGCTCGGATGATCGGCTTGCTTACTTCATCGTCGCAAGCGAAACGCCGCAAGAAGCCAAGCGACTGGCGCTCTCGCTTCTCGAAAGCTTGAGCATCGCCTATCGGAATCAAGAGGCGGGGATCGTTTAG
- a CDS encoding MFS transporter gives MVFNVLKTRRFRNYFIADIVSGFGVGMSTIGANWYLMDRTGSITSVGLMLSLNVISGFLVSAFAGTFVDRWNRKSILLWANVVRAIALLLIALAFLVTGFHLEYLYAFAAVNGMGWALYMTASRSLVQELLPEKDLIHGNSLIEISLQVGMFTAGGLSGILYKFIGFEAILLLNTAAFIVSSLFLRRIEYTAMPNDNAGESYVKSFRDGFHYLAERPSLFVLGIVSIIPLVTTMVFNVVLPGYVSTAVKGDSIVFGLSDMCYGIGGLLSGFLAAPLARKLSQHGTILIIFLVSVLNLAAIAFNTTVFLLYIGCVLIGLTNSSLRILMTTTLMESVSKSYMGRATSVWMGISLLLQTVFATGLGVVIDRYSPGLGFICMSALMLIGLIAYYVLNSKSPQNQRIEA, from the coding sequence ATGGTATTTAACGTGCTGAAGACAAGAAGATTTCGAAATTACTTCATCGCGGATATCGTATCCGGTTTTGGCGTAGGCATGAGTACGATCGGCGCCAACTGGTATCTGATGGATCGGACGGGATCCATAACGTCTGTTGGACTTATGCTCTCGCTTAATGTTATTTCCGGATTTCTTGTATCCGCGTTTGCCGGAACGTTCGTAGACAGGTGGAACAGGAAATCTATTCTATTATGGGCCAACGTCGTTAGAGCTATAGCCTTGCTGTTAATCGCGTTAGCATTCCTGGTCACAGGTTTCCACTTGGAGTACTTATACGCGTTTGCTGCGGTCAACGGAATGGGATGGGCGCTTTATATGACCGCTTCACGAAGCCTAGTACAAGAACTTCTGCCTGAGAAGGACCTAATCCATGGCAATTCCTTAATTGAGATCAGCTTGCAAGTGGGTATGTTCACGGCAGGAGGACTATCTGGCATCCTGTACAAATTTATCGGCTTCGAAGCGATCCTGTTATTGAATACCGCGGCTTTCATCGTGAGCAGCCTGTTTCTTCGCCGGATTGAATATACGGCAATGCCAAACGATAACGCCGGAGAATCGTACGTCAAGTCGTTCAGAGACGGCTTTCACTACTTGGCAGAGCGCCCTTCATTATTTGTTCTCGGCATCGTATCGATCATTCCGCTTGTGACGACGATGGTGTTCAACGTCGTGTTACCGGGTTATGTGAGCACTGCGGTTAAGGGGGATTCGATTGTATTCGGATTGTCGGATATGTGTTATGGCATCGGTGGTCTGTTATCCGGCTTCCTGGCGGCTCCGCTTGCGAGAAAGCTTTCACAGCACGGGACGATTCTGATTATTTTCCTCGTCTCTGTGCTGAACCTTGCGGCGATTGCCTTTAATACGACCGTATTTCTGCTCTATATCGGCTGCGTATTGATAGGCTTAACAAACTCCTCGCTTCGAATTCTAATGACGACCACATTAATGGAATCGGTCTCGAAGTCTTACATGGGGCGGGCAACTTCGGTTTGGATGGGCATTTCCTTGCTGCTGCAGACGGTCTTCGCCACCGGGCTTGGCGTAGTCATCGACCGTTACTCGCCCGGCCTTGGATTTATTTGCATGAGTGCTTTGATGTTAATCGGATTGATTGCTTATTACGTCCTGAACAGCAAATCGCCGCAGAACCAAAGAATAGAGGCTTAA
- a CDS encoding 1-deoxy-D-xylulose-5-phosphate synthase N-terminal domain-containing protein, producing MQNIPVYSEWEMPISEIADKAKEARKLIIDMAATPTGCHIGGSLSVIDLLVVALAKYGHDPNSSVILSKGHAAAALYASLYVYGRLSSNPAESYGKQGSLYTGHPNHKLPGIPFATGSLGHGVAYAAGWALAQKLKGTGGLGIVIGGDGELQEGLCWETAQIAQAQSLSNFVYIIDCNGGQNDGMIEDISPIRNVKERFKAFGFAVKEIDGHRHEDIFEAIAPDRDKPLAILARTIKGKGVAALEGHPDSHYAKIPANLAKRWKVSLT from the coding sequence GTGCAAAATATACCTGTGTACAGCGAATGGGAGATGCCCATTTCTGAAATAGCGGACAAAGCAAAAGAAGCAAGGAAATTGATCATTGACATGGCGGCAACCCCAACCGGCTGTCATATCGGGGGCAGTTTATCCGTCATTGATCTATTGGTCGTCGCTTTGGCCAAGTACGGTCATGACCCCAATAGTTCCGTTATCTTAAGCAAGGGACATGCGGCAGCGGCATTATATGCTTCGTTATATGTTTATGGAAGACTGTCATCCAATCCCGCGGAAAGCTACGGGAAGCAAGGTTCGCTCTACACGGGGCATCCGAACCATAAGCTTCCCGGCATCCCATTTGCTACAGGCAGTTTGGGGCATGGCGTTGCCTACGCGGCCGGTTGGGCTTTAGCGCAGAAGTTGAAAGGAACCGGGGGACTTGGCATAGTGATTGGGGGAGACGGGGAGCTGCAGGAAGGGCTTTGCTGGGAAACAGCCCAAATCGCTCAAGCCCAGTCGCTCTCCAATTTCGTCTATATCATCGATTGTAATGGCGGTCAGAACGACGGCATGATCGAAGATATTTCGCCGATCCGCAATGTGAAGGAGCGGTTCAAGGCATTCGGGTTCGCCGTTAAGGAAATCGATGGGCATCGGCACGAAGACATCTTCGAAGCGATTGCGCCCGATCGCGATAAACCGCTCGCCATTCTAGCCCGAACCATTAAAGGAAAAGGGGTAGCCGCATTAGAGGGCCATCCGGATTCGCACTACGCCAAAATCCCGGCAAATTTGGCTAAGAGATGGAAGGTGAGTTTAACGTGA
- a CDS encoding alpha-L-rhamnosidase, whose product MLSVNKIRIEYKETPVGLDNPVPRISWQLGAQQRGVLQEAFHIQVSAEDPLFQSTVWDTGRMVSDRSIHVPYDGEALSSCTRYYVRIRAWDRQGNVSAWSETAYWETAFMHHSEWTASWITPSESAMDPQTEAAFLLRNTFTTDKPIRRARIYATALGVYELQLNGTRVSQDRLTPGWTSYAARLQYQTYDVTSMLLAGGNVIGIALANGWYKGHLAWEKKSNIYGDRRAALLQLHVTYEDGETRVFGTDSTWKASTGAVLYSEIYHGETYDARLEKDNDYRYDYDDKDWVSTEVLEQPKDQLVAQENQPTRVVHEIRPVELITTPKGETVIDFGQNMVGWIAFNVTGNPGTTITLTHAEVLDAEGNFYTGNLRAAKQTNTYMCKGGAQEQFEPRFTFQGFRYVKVEGYPGTVDLAKFTGKVVYTDMEPTGTFECSDPLINQLQSNIVWGQRGNFLDVPTDCPQRDERLGWTGDAQVFVRTAAFNMDVASFFTKWLRDLKADQHDDGGVPYVVPNVISGHSSAAWGDAAVICPWVIYESYGDVRVLEEQYDSMKAWIGYIRGQGEQEFLWNTGFHFGDWLGLDAKENSYIGATPTDLIATAFYAYSTNLVRKTAAILGQKEDEAHFGELYDNIVQKFTNEFLTPSHRLAAPTQTAHVLALMFDLVKGPARERTAQTLNRMIEDNKFHLTTGFVGTPYLCPALSANGYHTTAMKLALQTSYPSWLYSVTKGATTIWEHWDGIKEDGSFWSDDMNSYNHYAYGSIGEWLYGVVAGIKTDEEQPGYKRIHIRPQPGEGLTYSKATLESMHGQICSEWRIGQDGKSMTVNVTVPPNTTALIVLPGALQDRVQEGGEKLNACEGITQVGQMGGEVHLEAGSGAYRFEYPLSESMESMETVKS is encoded by the coding sequence ATGTTATCCGTAAACAAAATCAGGATCGAATACAAAGAAACTCCGGTGGGCCTGGACAATCCTGTGCCCCGAATCAGCTGGCAACTCGGCGCTCAACAACGAGGGGTACTGCAGGAGGCCTTCCATATTCAAGTGTCAGCGGAAGATCCCTTATTTCAGTCAACTGTGTGGGACACGGGCCGAATGGTATCCGACCGCAGCATCCATGTGCCTTATGATGGTGAAGCGTTGAGCTCATGCACCCGGTACTATGTCCGTATCCGCGCATGGGATCGGCAAGGGAATGTGTCGGCATGGAGTGAAACCGCTTACTGGGAAACCGCGTTCATGCATCACTCCGAGTGGACGGCTTCCTGGATTACACCTTCGGAAAGCGCCATGGACCCCCAAACGGAAGCGGCTTTTCTCCTTCGCAACACGTTTACGACGGATAAACCGATTCGCAGAGCCCGTATTTATGCTACCGCTTTGGGCGTGTACGAGCTTCAATTAAACGGGACACGGGTCAGTCAGGATCGGTTGACGCCGGGATGGACTTCCTATGCTGCTCGATTGCAATATCAGACTTATGATGTAACATCGATGTTGCTTGCAGGCGGAAACGTTATCGGCATCGCTTTGGCAAACGGATGGTATAAAGGACATTTGGCATGGGAGAAAAAATCCAACATTTACGGCGACCGGAGAGCGGCTTTATTGCAGCTGCATGTGACCTATGAAGATGGGGAGACCCGGGTATTCGGAACAGATTCCACTTGGAAAGCTTCCACCGGCGCGGTGCTGTATTCCGAAATTTATCACGGGGAAACGTACGACGCGCGGCTGGAGAAAGACAACGACTATCGGTATGACTATGACGATAAGGATTGGGTGTCCACGGAAGTGCTCGAGCAACCTAAGGATCAACTTGTTGCCCAGGAAAATCAGCCTACCCGTGTTGTCCACGAGATTAGGCCCGTGGAGCTGATTACGACACCTAAGGGAGAAACGGTCATTGACTTTGGGCAAAATATGGTCGGATGGATCGCCTTCAACGTTACAGGAAACCCCGGGACTACGATTACCCTGACTCATGCGGAGGTGTTGGATGCGGAAGGCAACTTCTACACAGGCAACTTAAGGGCCGCCAAGCAGACCAATACTTATATGTGCAAAGGGGGCGCTCAGGAACAATTCGAACCCCGGTTTACGTTTCAAGGTTTCCGTTATGTGAAGGTGGAAGGATACCCGGGAACTGTTGATTTGGCGAAGTTTACAGGCAAAGTGGTGTACACCGATATGGAACCCACAGGTACATTTGAGTGCTCGGACCCGCTCATCAACCAGCTGCAGAGCAATATTGTGTGGGGGCAGCGAGGAAACTTTCTGGATGTGCCGACCGATTGTCCGCAGCGGGATGAACGTTTGGGCTGGACGGGAGACGCGCAGGTGTTTGTGCGTACGGCGGCTTTCAACATGGATGTGGCGAGTTTCTTTACGAAGTGGCTAAGGGATTTGAAGGCGGATCAACACGATGACGGCGGTGTGCCTTATGTGGTTCCCAACGTCATCAGCGGTCACTCCTCGGCGGCGTGGGGCGATGCGGCGGTCATCTGTCCTTGGGTGATTTACGAATCCTACGGCGATGTGCGCGTGCTCGAAGAACAGTATGACAGCATGAAGGCATGGATTGGTTATATCCGGGGACAGGGCGAGCAGGAATTCCTTTGGAATACGGGATTTCATTTCGGGGATTGGCTGGGTCTCGATGCGAAGGAAAACAGCTATATCGGCGCGACACCTACGGATCTGATTGCCACGGCTTTCTACGCGTATTCAACGAATCTGGTCAGGAAAACGGCTGCTATTCTGGGGCAAAAAGAGGATGAAGCTCATTTCGGCGAATTATACGATAATATTGTTCAAAAGTTTACGAATGAATTCCTTACCCCCAGCCACCGATTAGCGGCACCGACACAGACGGCGCATGTGCTTGCCCTAATGTTCGATCTCGTTAAAGGTCCGGCACGGGAGCGGACAGCGCAAACGTTGAATCGCATGATCGAGGACAATAAGTTTCATCTGACGACCGGGTTTGTCGGTACGCCTTATCTGTGTCCGGCACTGTCCGCCAACGGGTATCATACTACGGCGATGAAGCTGGCCCTGCAAACCTCCTATCCGTCCTGGTTATATTCCGTTACCAAGGGAGCCACCACCATCTGGGAGCACTGGGACGGCATCAAGGAGGACGGTTCGTTCTGGAGCGACGACATGAACTCGTATAACCACTACGCTTACGGTTCCATAGGCGAATGGTTATACGGCGTTGTCGCGGGCATCAAGACAGATGAGGAGCAGCCCGGCTATAAGCGAATTCATATCCGGCCTCAGCCGGGAGAAGGTCTGACTTACTCGAAGGCCACTTTGGAGTCTATGCATGGACAGATTTGTTCCGAGTGGCGCATAGGGCAAGACGGTAAGAGCATGACTGTGAATGTGACAGTCCCGCCCAATACGACAGCCTTAATCGTGCTTCCGGGCGCTCTACAGGACCGTGTGCAGGAGGGCGGAGAGAAATTAAACGCCTGTGAAGGCATTACCCAAGTCGGGCAGATGGGCGGAGAAGTTCATTTGGAGGCAGGTTCGGGAGCATATCGTTTCGAGTATCCTCTGTCGGAGTCCATGGAGAGCATGGAGACTGTGAAAAGTTAG
- a CDS encoding M20/M25/M40 family metallo-hydrolase, translating into MSSGSLYVIKLGSSTIVNHPEIFEEIGRIVRRGNQLLLVAGGAEAIRRKYESISRPMPFLTLPTGDEARYCSPEEMPYIREAYHEYILAPIRKHLKEQGLSVFGQVGGDNGLVLGQKAKPIKAIRDQKTVIVRDSMFGQYTGSQASFLQSALLAFDVVCITPPIWDSELEAYINIDADVLAAELAVELEAHHLRFITGTAGLLRDIGDAGSTIPDVYGNEELASVQGRMKQKVRAARLAVSRGICDVNISGPHSVETGGRTWFWQAEREPANFDLLNKVARIPSVSEDEHELARFLLEEIQGPSITGHIDSAGNVVFRKGNGSHTLMLLGHLDTVPHVWPVRSEGEGLTGRGVVDAKGCFVNFIHMLQEVDVPENGSLLVVGAVEEEVSSSKGAHYIRDHYQADAVIIGEPSGEDSLTLGYYGLFKLRISIRRAQEHTAAKDSISAIDELYEVASDIRTRVRDIDPQCLSSLIDIEHRNERGYIEVNAILNFRISPEAGKGYKDKVDLSVGEGVTVDVLRATPGFANPRSDALVKAFIRSFAKHGKSIRYLKKRGTSDMNTLASSWTSVPMVAYGPGDSSLDHTNDEYLSYKEVETARSILKEAVSEWFRLRTEV; encoded by the coding sequence ATGAGCAGCGGCAGTCTATACGTCATAAAGCTCGGAAGCAGTACAATCGTGAATCATCCTGAGATATTCGAGGAGATCGGCCGAATCGTAAGAAGAGGAAACCAATTACTGCTTGTCGCGGGCGGAGCGGAAGCGATACGCCGGAAGTATGAGTCCATCTCGCGGCCGATGCCGTTCCTGACGCTTCCTACCGGAGACGAAGCTAGGTATTGCTCCCCGGAGGAGATGCCTTATATTCGAGAAGCGTACCACGAGTACATCCTGGCGCCGATCCGAAAGCATTTGAAAGAACAAGGACTGAGTGTATTTGGACAGGTTGGCGGTGATAACGGACTTGTACTCGGTCAAAAGGCGAAACCGATCAAGGCGATCCGCGATCAGAAAACTGTCATCGTGAGGGATTCCATGTTCGGCCAATATACGGGCAGCCAAGCTTCCTTTCTGCAGTCCGCTTTACTAGCCTTCGATGTCGTATGTATAACTCCTCCCATATGGGATTCCGAGTTGGAAGCGTACATTAACATCGATGCTGACGTGCTTGCTGCCGAACTTGCTGTCGAACTCGAAGCGCATCATTTGCGCTTCATAACCGGGACAGCGGGCTTGCTCCGGGATATTGGAGATGCGGGTTCGACCATTCCAGATGTGTATGGGAATGAAGAACTGGCTTCCGTCCAAGGACGCATGAAGCAGAAGGTTAGAGCGGCGCGATTGGCGGTGAGCAGAGGCATCTGCGACGTGAACATATCGGGACCGCACTCGGTTGAAACCGGAGGAAGAACATGGTTTTGGCAAGCGGAGCGCGAGCCTGCCAACTTCGATCTGCTGAATAAAGTCGCCCGAATTCCATCGGTTTCCGAAGACGAACATGAGCTTGCCCGTTTTCTGCTGGAGGAGATCCAAGGGCCCTCCATAACAGGACATATCGATTCAGCGGGTAACGTTGTATTCCGCAAGGGTAACGGTTCCCACACACTGATGCTGCTTGGCCACCTCGACACGGTTCCCCATGTATGGCCTGTTCGATCCGAAGGGGAGGGCCTTACCGGAAGAGGTGTCGTGGACGCCAAAGGCTGTTTCGTAAACTTTATTCATATGCTGCAGGAAGTGGATGTGCCGGAGAACGGCTCGCTGCTTGTTGTCGGCGCTGTGGAAGAAGAGGTGTCGTCTTCCAAAGGCGCCCACTACATCCGGGACCATTATCAAGCAGACGCCGTTATTATTGGTGAACCCAGCGGTGAAGATAGCTTGACCTTGGGTTATTACGGGCTGTTCAAGCTGCGGATTTCCATTAGGCGAGCGCAGGAGCATACGGCGGCGAAGGACAGCATAAGCGCCATCGACGAGCTGTATGAAGTTGCGTCAGATATCCGCACGCGAGTCCGGGATATCGATCCTCAATGCTTGTCTTCCTTGATTGATATCGAGCATCGCAACGAGCGTGGTTATATTGAAGTCAACGCTATCTTAAACTTCAGAATTTCACCGGAAGCGGGCAAAGGCTATAAGGATAAAGTTGATTTGTCCGTGGGTGAAGGAGTTACAGTGGATGTGCTTCGCGCAACACCCGGCTTTGCCAACCCGCGTTCTGACGCGCTGGTGAAAGCTTTCATCCGAAGCTTCGCCAAGCATGGAAAATCGATTCGCTATCTTAAAAAACGTGGAACGAGCGACATGAACACACTGGCGTCGTCTTGGACTTCCGTTCCGATGGTGGCTTACGGACCGGGCGATTCCAGTTTGGATCATACGAATGACGAATATTTGAGCTACAAGGAAGTTGAAACTGCGAGGTCCATTCTAAAGGAAGCTGTAAGCGAATGGTTCCGGTTACGGACGGAGGTATGA
- a CDS encoding flavodoxin family protein — translation MENEELALTMGIAVIYGSSRRNGNSEQLAKRLVEGFEVDHIHLTEHHIEPIKDYRHSEKEPYPDDDYRSVIERVLAQDRLVFATPIYWYGASGLTKTFIDRWSQSLRENKDEFLAKLRGKSAWVIGIGDDEPQLKGIPLIQQFQYIFEYTGTSFEGYILGKANRPGDILEDKFALASVEEIRVKWREALN, via the coding sequence TTGGAGAACGAGGAGTTGGCATTAACCATGGGTATAGCTGTTATTTACGGAAGCTCAAGAAGAAACGGGAATTCGGAGCAATTAGCTAAGCGGCTGGTGGAAGGGTTTGAGGTTGATCATATTCATCTGACTGAGCATCATATTGAGCCCATTAAAGACTACCGGCATTCCGAGAAAGAACCTTATCCCGATGACGATTACCGTTCCGTTATTGAACGGGTGTTAGCGCAGGATAGACTTGTGTTCGCAACACCGATTTACTGGTACGGGGCGTCCGGGCTTACGAAAACATTCATTGACCGTTGGTCCCAGTCACTGAGGGAAAACAAGGACGAATTTCTCGCGAAACTGCGGGGCAAATCGGCTTGGGTGATCGGCATCGGCGACGACGAACCCCAGCTGAAAGGAATTCCGCTCATCCAGCAATTCCAATATATCTTTGAGTATACGGGCACAAGTTTTGAAGGATATATTCTAGGCAAAGCGAATCGGCCTGGCGACATCCTTGAAGATAAATTCGCATTGGCTTCCGTGGAGGAAATAAGGGTTAAATGGCGCGAAGCATTGAATTAG
- a CDS encoding transketolase family protein, which yields MTVLLSGRDAYKDELANLAETEGRIICLETDLGGKNHPFQKRHPERFLNLGIAELAGVDIAAGLAEAGYVPFISTFAAFAALRASESVKLSMGYMGKNVKVVAAYGGVSGGWFGTTHHALEDIAVMQSFQNIRIACPHGEEETRRVIREAAASAEPYYIRLSRNDKFDSLYRSSDSSCRELLIEDGKLTKSLSQLCLISVGEQATELCKELAKEYESITHAHACYVDSQILQTYVEPLKALSNRFLVVEEHRATGGTASYLALLMPKHQVYSHSCGDQWPTYGGSHTEVLADLGFGLEPLRRQIQTILGGTDGI from the coding sequence GTGACCGTGTTGTTGTCAGGAAGAGATGCTTATAAGGACGAACTCGCCAACCTTGCGGAAACCGAAGGACGAATCATTTGTCTGGAAACCGATTTAGGCGGTAAGAACCACCCGTTCCAGAAACGTCATCCGGAACGATTCCTGAATCTCGGCATTGCGGAGCTTGCAGGCGTGGACATCGCGGCGGGTCTCGCCGAAGCGGGGTATGTGCCGTTCATCTCGACATTTGCCGCTTTCGCCGCTTTGCGGGCATCGGAGAGCGTGAAATTATCGATGGGGTACATGGGGAAGAACGTGAAGGTCGTCGCCGCCTATGGCGGAGTGTCGGGCGGATGGTTCGGTACGACTCATCATGCGTTGGAGGACATTGCGGTCATGCAGTCCTTCCAGAATATCCGAATCGCATGCCCGCATGGGGAAGAGGAAACACGGAGGGTGATACGGGAAGCGGCCGCTTCCGCGGAACCATACTATATTCGATTGTCACGCAATGATAAATTCGATAGTTTATACCGGTCTTCGGATTCATCCTGTAGAGAACTTCTAATTGAAGACGGCAAGTTAACGAAAAGCCTCTCACAGCTTTGCTTGATATCCGTAGGGGAACAAGCAACCGAACTGTGCAAGGAGTTGGCCAAGGAATACGAATCGATTACGCACGCCCACGCCTGTTATGTCGATAGTCAGATTTTGCAAACCTACGTGGAACCGCTAAAGGCATTATCCAACCGGTTCCTCGTCGTTGAAGAGCATCGCGCGACAGGCGGAACGGCATCTTATCTGGCTTTACTTATGCCGAAGCATCAGGTTTATTCGCATAGCTGCGGAGATCAGTGGCCTACCTATGGGGGCTCGCATACGGAGGTGCTTGCCGATCTAGGTTTTGGGTTGGAGCCGCTGCGCCGACAAATCCAGACCATATTAGGAGGTACGGATGGTATTTAA